ACTTTCAACACTTACAGCTCTGCTTACTGACTCTAACTTACCCATAACTGCTAAATCTATTAGAGTTGATGTTGGTGTCAGCACATTAGGAGACAGGCATTGGTGGTTATCATGCTTTTCTACACCTGTACTTGTGGCACCTTAAAgcacattaacataaaaattatgatcacaaaacacagaaattacTGTTATAACTACATTGCTTTACTTTAGTGTGCTTGTCTTACTCACCAGAGAGTATAAACATGCCAGCAGACAGGAGTTCTACGACCCCCTCCTGTAGCTCTGTGTCATCTGGCATCCTCATCTCCAGTGGTCGTATGTTGCTGTCCCAAAGTGCCTCTAAAATCCCCAAGAACTGTCCTGCACTGCAGTCAAACAGTCCTGTCAGCATGCGCTCTGTTTGGGTTCGAGGCCATGGCACCTACAGGacatacagacagacacacaaacacaaggtgTTGCTAAAAGCACATTAACTCACAAAGTTAGCTTGATGTCTTAGCAAGCAGCTTGCCATAATTTTAATTGATATGTGATTGATCTTTTTAGATATTTTGTAAAGTTCTGTGGTTGCACTAAGTGGAAAATatgaaggaaaaaggaaaagagcaTACACAAGTTAGAATTAAAGTTATTCTacaaaatcaaacagaaataaaatctgGTACCAACTTTACACTAAGTAAAATTTGGGTGATTTAACAATAAGTAGATGatattagaaaacaaaatatgtatatatattataacaTTTCCTTACAAATTCATATGGtaagattattttctttactgactatataatatgtatgtatgtatggtgATAATACAGCCAAATAGATCTACTTACATTTGGGATGTCTTtaaaggtgtttctggttttgaCTCTAAACATGTGTTTGGGTCTCCTTCTGGTCTCAAACACTGCCCGCTTGAATATCAAGGCACccagctgaaacaacaaaagGCTCAGAATAAGTATTTTAACTGTAAACACTTTGGCACGATCAACATTTGCATAAAGTAAAAATGCTGCTTTGCATCCTTTTGATGGAGAGTATGGTTCAATGATAGCTATCTCCTACCCTAATAGAGGCCTCTCTGTAAGCTCTCCGAGTCTCTCTGGTGGAAGGAACTTCACATTGCTCTTCCAGCTTAGCTAGCTCACTGATTTTTCCCAGGGCTCTCCTGGCAAATTCCTGAATGCATACGATGCACaaacacaatacaaaaataatgaGGGGGAGACCATACATTCAGTATTactcaaattatttttaagaacCCCTTCTATAAGTGTTGATAAATACCAACCAGCAGTGAATGCTGCAGTGTTTTCTATAGCTGAACATGAGGAATAATTTCAGCTGTAGTTTAAATATCAACAAAAATCTAGGTAATCCTCATTAATGCACATTAATGGCAGCTGGATGACAGAAAACTATATAGAAAGCATCAATAGATGGCTGTATTTATAACTTCTTAGATCAGAATGTGAatactgtgtgtttttctggaTGCAGACATCCTTCACCTCAGCTTGCAATTCAGCTTGGTTGTCATAGTAGCACTGACAAACAGCACAGTAGAGCGTGATGATCAGTGGCAGGTACTTTGCTGTCATAAGAGGGACAGACATCTCTAAACTGATGCTTGCCCACAAAAGGTATTCCAATGCCTGAAAAGGAGCATAAAAGGTGGCATTAAGTATGAAGAGAGACGCACAGAATAAAATATGCGATAAAGTGTATCGGGTTTATTAATTAGTTAAGAGGAGAATATGTACTACAAAGTTAAAACAatgattttttcccccctttttgtCACAATTAGACCAACTTACATTAATTCTGCAGACTACTTTAAAACTGACTCACAAGCTGAGTCACTCACTATTTAGCATCCTTACCTGTTTCACCTTTCTCTTTACAAAGatagcaaaaaatgtttggcacaaatatggctTAAATctaaaattgtgtttatttggCCTTGACTTAGGGCTTTTACCACATGAGGCCCACAAAACAGTTCCCATACCCACGTCATGTGACATCAGGACTACATCTGACCCACACAAAACTTCCCAGTGCTGTCACTAAGCCAGaagtgccaaaagtagcccAGATTAGGCCCAAATGCGTCTATCTGGGTAGGGTATCTCAAAAATGGCTACGCAAAGTGTTTTGAAAAAGGCTCTTGGCATAAAGAATAAACTTGTCAAGCAAAGcacaatataaatttattttatctagcAGTACCTGTGTACTGTACTTCATAGTCATCAAGTAACGGCAGATGTTGTAAATGTGTAATGAACCTAGATGggataagaaagaaaatattaacatcaTACAACATAAAGATTGTTCTGAAACACAATAAGGTTCCATAACATATCATTTCAGCACTGATACTACATCATGCTCATGAACAATAAACACAACACGGGGTGTGCAATGtcaataagtttttttttttaaatatactttacTGATTGGGAAATTAGCCTCTGCAGTTTATCCATCTCTAGACGATCTAGAACTGTGTTTATCAGTCCAGGTGACCTGCATGTTCTCaatgtgttcctactccaacacacctgattcagattaatgaaattcctcatcaagttcttaaTAAGCATGTTAATGAGGCAAAAATgagtttgtatgttttattattttatcttctcTACAAACACAGTTACCACTAAGCAGTATGCAGAATCTGCATGCACACAACAGAATGTGCAAAAGCTGTCTCATAACATATAGTTTTACAGCTGAGACTTGCAACCGCTGCTCCAAATTTCTTAATCAATCTGATTTTcatctaaagaaaaacaactattATGACTTATTGATTACACTGAAGTCCTAGTCCAGCAGCAATTAATTTCTTAAAAACTCATCTTTGTTCCTGAATATGAAATATGTTgccacaaaataataaataaataaacaaatgttaagTCTATGGAAATAGTTGTCTATTTCTGAATGTTATGGCACAAAAACAAGATAGTGTACATAGCTTTTTAAGTTGCATTAAAATACCATTATATATCTGCCAAGAGAAGTGGTCGTGTTGCTGAAAAGCCTGCATCATGATCCTAATAAACTTCAGCACATGCAGTAGTTTACAGAGTCCCTCCTGGTTGAGGATACTgtcctttttctcctcctcaaATATACAAAGAGCACAGCCAAGCATTGCACGGACCTagacccacacacaaacatacatacacatattaATATATTTGATACTACAGGCATAAAAAGATTTTGGTACAAGTGTCTAAAAGTATCAATGCTCTTTCTCTATATGGGAAAACAAGCTCACATTTAGCAGAGTACATTACCTTCATGGCAATGGTATCTTGGTCTGTATCAAAACCTTCAGGGAAGAAGCAGGCCATAAAGTGTTCCACATctgtaatttcatttatttttacagagcTAAACTGCAACAGGTGGAGATAGTATCCCTGCCACAGAGCCAGCTGGTACAGCTACAGATAAAGAGCAGAGGTAAGAAAATTGAAATGGTAACTAGGGCACTTGTGCCTGATTAGGAACATAGTTTTAAAGGAGACAAACTGCCTAATCATGGAATTAATAGTCCAGTGCCACAAGTAGTGAATTCtgcacagcagggtgcaggcaTAACATCCATGAAAGCCAACACTTACTGAAATCCATCTACCACCCTGATTATGATGAAATTATGAATATGAATTATGAAGGGTTAGGGTTCAAAATAACctgaaaattttgaaaaatgaaaaaataaataaataaattgtagcTGTCAACTactactaaaaaaaagaaaaagaaaaaaagaaaaagaaatgtactGTCAACTACCTTAATTCcaatgagaaaatctgccacCTGCAACAGGTGCTCCTGGTATAACTTTGCAGGCAGTCGATGTTTATACTTCTTCCAAACCTCCACGAGAATTTTAATCCTAGAGACACGATCATTTGAAAGTGGATGACAAACAGAAAGGCGACAGGTTTCCAAAAGTATTGATGTGACACTTCACATTTGACAGATGATGGCGCTCCTTGAGATTTCACCAGCAAAAAAGTAGTCTCACTGTCGTTAAGAAAAATTTAATGATGGCTATCATGGGACATGCGCCAACAGGAAACAAACATTCACTAAACAAcatttacaagtttttttttcttcttcttcttcatctgtaACTTACAGTATAATAACTGGAGGATTAATGAGTGAATACACGTCTGGAAGCTAACATCAACTTTAATCTGCCAACTTTTggctttgtctttgttttatgtcatCATACCCTTTAGCTTGAGAGCCGTTGTCCTTATCGGTCGAAGAAGCCACTTGTTTCATTAGAGcgtaaaatgagctcatatctTGTTTGAAGGCTAAAATAACTGGGTTTCTTTTATCAAGTGTACCATAATATGAAGCTGGTAAGTCcatttttgtgtgcatttggCAAACTAGACTAAAAAAGAATCCATCTCTCTTTCAACGAACTGCTCAAATGCGACTAATGTTAGTCACATTACCATGGTTACGACGCTGCGCGCGGAGACGTTAAAAACAGTAACAGGTGTTGTGTCGAGGCCAGTTTCCTCGTCGAGATCAGTTTCCTATCCGCACGGGAAAGAAGTGCGTTCTCGAAAAAAGGACTTTCTCTAAATTTTCTCAACAAACTTATGTTGCTAGCAATAATAACTACTGTAATacacttacatacacacacacacaaaaaactttaTCATAATGCAGCAATTTTACATCATCAGTCTACCACCTGCCTATGTGCGTAGGCTAACAATAATTGTCTGTCCAGACTGTTTATAAAGTGGATGTAAAATAGTAATAACTGtgaagaaacactgataaaaccTATTTGGCGCAACgtttttctcattaaaatagGCCTAGACATGTTTGTGCAGTGGTGGTATCATTGGTTGTTTACTTTTACAGATTTAGGTTCACTTTTTACATGAGCTCACCACTTTGGTtttaataatcaattaattatttCCCTACAGTCTAGATATTTTTAAAGGTCTCATTTACATGGTCCATCCTTTCCCCAGTCTGCACAATAAGATCATTTAATCTAATAGATGCAGTTTTTCTACTTTTGACACTGGCAGAATAAATTAGAAACTGAATAAAGTTGGTTGGCACAAGCAATGGAAAGGACTTCATGTTTTAAATCTAAGCTTATGGCAAAAGGATAAATGCAGAGTGTCATCTAATGCTGTCTCATACAAACTCATCAATTCCTattcatccacacatccacTCCACACACAAGCGTAAAGCTTCTGGCAATGAGAGCACAGCAGGCTAATGCGCTGTCTGCTATTCCGCAAAGAAACACTGACAAAACCATACACACACTAGACGGGGGCATTTCCTGGGGAATGAGCATGGGGGCATCAGCACTATTTCAGGCCAGTGTCACCTCGTGGCCAAGAGGGCAGGGAGAAACACACTATTAcagggggagggagagagatAGACAACCGgtcacagtcagacagatgaAACAATGGGGGTGATGGAGGCATAAACAGTTGACATCATTGTTCTAAAAAGATCAGCCTGTTGGCAGAGTTCCTATGCAAGTAAGCATGGGAGGTTACAGAGGGGCAGAGTGTGGAAGAGGGCATGAACAGAGACAGGGGCTGGATGCGATGGGAGGGAAAGGTCTATAAATGCAGTTTAGGAGAGCAAAGCTGCACCCATCTCAAACCTAGTCCGACCAAGAATTAGTGTTCCTCGCTTCCATCATTTTATTAGCTCTGCTGGAATCTCACCATGGAAATTCCCATCCAATACCCCTGGTACCGCCGGGCCTTCCCAAGCCGCTTCTCTGACCTCTCCTTGGCAGAACCTCTCACTGACTGGCCAATGATGTGGCCCTTCTCCTGGTCCTTCCCATGGATACGCCCTTCCTTCATGCGCTGGTTCAACTGGCCTGAGAATGGACACAGTGAGGTAAAGTATAGATCATCTGAACTTCTAATTGCACTTTACAAAACATGATTAAGTATGAAAATATACTATAatttacaaagattttcatAATTGTTagaatgtaaaaatgaatgaaaatcagTTTATATTCCAATCAAAAATGCCTCTGAAGAATATCTTCTTTATctgatgtaattaaaaaaacacattcagaaTGTTAGTCAGAGAACATATAAAGCTTTGTGACTGTTTTTAGCTCTGGCTGACATATTTAACAGCTGTATTCTCCGTATAGATGCGCATGGAAAAGGATCGTTatgttatttatctggatgTGAAGCATTTCTGCCCtgatgagctgtctgtcaatgTTAGTGATGATTTCATCACAGTACACGCCAAACACGAGGACAGACAGGTTAGAATGACTTTTGAGGTCTGCAGAAATATTGAACAGATTTGATGTGGTGACACTTTACTGATATGCTGACAAATTCTGTTTCTCAGGACGATCACGGCTATGTGTCAAGAGAATTTCTGAGGAAGTACAGACTTCCATCTGGCGTGTCAGTGGCTGACGTCACCTCCAGTCTGTCTGTTGATGGTGTGCTAACAATCATGGCACCTCGATCATCTCCTGGACCAGAGCGCCCTATTCCTATTTCCTGTGATGATGgagcacagaaacagaaaatgtagaGGAGAATCTGACAGCCCTGACACTACTTTACTACTAACCACAACTGCTacctgtttttatatttaacctGTTATAGTTGTGTTGGCATTTGAGTACAGAGACAGGTCAGGCCTCCATGTCTGACAGTGCAAATGTCTTCTAATAGCCCAGCTAACTCCTAGCTTGCAATTATTTTTGGTGTCTCAGCTAAACCGTGGTGCTTTACAGCCACTGGCTAAAACACTGAACCTATTTAAAAGAGTCTTTGACAGTGCATGTGAGTTTAATACAGACACACTGACATGATTTGCAAGATATAGAGCACATGAGAATCAATCTAACAGATCTACCTTCAGTTCTACCAACATATCCACACATTTAGCCATTTTTGCCTAACACATCACTTCCTTTCATCAAGAGTTTGAATGTTAAACCATGTGCCCCACCTCTATGCTTTAAAGATTATAATGTAAGCATTTAAGTGACAAAACAGGCTTTCAGCTCTTCtgagagaacagaaaaaaatgcaggcTGCTTCTGAAAATTCTTCTGTTATGAGAATAAAGCAGTCAAACAGAACTGTATCTACAGTGCACAGCACTGAATGAGTAGGTAGGTATGAGTAAAGATGTCAACTGTGCTCGTTTTCCTCAGTGAGAACAGCAATAGTTTCTGTATGTTTGAAGAGAAGGTTATATAGAGGCATTTACaatcatttttaatgtatttgtttaaaaaaggcCACAGAAGGACTTGGGACCAGGTGCTCTGTTGTGAGGATGAATGAGCAGGAGGAGAAACGTGGATAAAATGGATGAGCACAGAAAATGATGTTTTGAGGTAGCTCCTTTTTAAGTGGGGATCACAACCTCTGAGCTGCTAAGGATAGTGTGTATTAATGTACTGTAAGTAACAGTGAGTGCATTTGTACTTGTAGATGCAAGAATTACAGCCCTATCACATTGTCAACAACCCTCTGATatattaacacaaaaaacaataaatagaataaatgtTGAAAATCACAGTGCTGTTttgtgcttaaaaaaaagagctcTTTAGCAGCACGTGGAGGACCTATTCTATATTAAACAGGTGTCATAGTAATTTGGTGTGTGCCCTGCATCACATGATTCACACAAGTGCAAGTAACCCATACAACTGCACCAAAACACCCTCTTACCTTCAAAATAActcactttttcattttccactaATAGCATCCTGGATGGTCTTTCTTAAATTTCTCATTGAACGTGAggccctttatttatttatttatttatttatctgttttgctAAAAGCAGCTGAAACTCAGGATTCATatatttcttcctctttttaatACAGTTTGAAGTTTCTGAATGCAGCATCAAATTCTGCTGGGTGGCAGTGGTTTCCCACGTTCCTCCTAAGCTCATGTGACTAAACTGATGATGGTGGTATGATGGTTTATCTTGCAGTGCTGCCTGTGGGTTTAAAGTGTACATGCAAACAACAGAGGTTTAGAGTGTTACTTCCTACACCTGCTGTTTCTCCTGACATTTTGAAGCTTTTCACAGTATTATGCACTGCAGATCCTTTAAAACCAAGGAtgcaaatttatatatatatatatatatatatatatatatatatatatgtacattaaCTTATCAGTAATTATCTGAAGGTCTATGGCTCAAAATCGTGAGCTACAGCCTGTCCTTTTTATAGCAAGACAAATATGTTGGCGGAtactccttttatacccaattctGACACCCTTACCTATCATCAATTAAACAACTGATTCTAGAATCTTCCAGGAGTTTATTAATCTGTTTAGCCATACTCTCAACTTTTCTCAACTTTTTCTGTTAGTGTGATGCTGTCATCAAATCcaagatttgttttgttttttcaaatacaatTAAGTTAgtccttttttctctcctttgttGTCTGCTCCATAAAGGTTCAAGCAAAGTAACAAACTACAGTATAAATCTCAGTTTCCAATTAGAATAGAGTTTGTATTAACAGTTGATTTAAGCCACAATTTATAATTATGTAAATGATACATACACTTAcaataataattattcattCGTTTTCTGAACCCGCTTAGTCCATTTAGGgttgtgggtaagctggagcctatcccagcattaacaggtgagaggcagggtacaggtgaccctggacaggtcaccagtccatcgcagggccaacacatagggaacaaacaaccattcacacatacagggagaatttagagtcatcaattagcctaacatgcatgtctttggacggtggtaGGAAGCTGGAGTACTCGGAGAGAACCCccacatacatggggagaacatgcaaactccacacagaaaggccacctccCTCAAGGTtagaacctccccccagccgagatttgaaccagcgaccttcttgctgtgaggctgcggtgctacccaccacaccaccgtgcagcctaataataataataataataataataataataataataataataataataataataataataataataataataataataataataataataataataatttactgcTAATTCTTCCACAAGATCAATAAATTGTTGTATATTTTAGGTAATAGAGCATAGTGTTTTGGGAATTTAGAGAGGGGAACAAAATTATGTTATGTGATGAAATACAAGTAGTGCTGGTGTTTCAGCAGGAGTAATCAAAACACCTTTTGGACAAAATTACTAGAACACAAACAGTCCGATTCTTAAGAAGTGTTTATGGTTTTCTGTGTTAGAAggcttttcatacaaaaagtgagaaagacagagaaaaagtgATATTCTGTTAGTGACCAAGTGAAATATTACATAACATCAGAAATTTATGTGAAATTTAAAAAGCGGTTCAGAGAGTTGATGAAAAAAATAGTTGTTTCAGTGAACGTGTCCTCAGTTGCAGTAGAAGTcccatttctaaaaaaaacaaaaaaaacaaaacaaacaaaaaacaaaaaaaaaacaaacagaattacATAATGAATTTGCATATTATAGTTGTATACATGCAAACCTGTAAGCGGACTTACAGTAGTTTTAACCTCAGTGTTGGCTGGCATGAGTACATGTGTCTCCTCCACTACACTGCTGGGGAAGTGTCCAATGCGAGCCTCTTGTTCTCCGTAATAGGAGCCTTGTACCTGTAACCAAATGATACAGGTAAGGCTTACCGATGAAAGAAATTTTGATTGTTAGTGCTGAACATGGATAATCcctgaattaattaatttccatTAAGTTACATTTATAGAATTTTTATTCTACAAAAGTAAAACCTTCAGTCCTTAAAGTGGTTAATAAGTAACTGTGCATGTTTAGACCTCCCCTACTGTCCCTATTTCTAACCAAGGACGTAGACTGCTTCAAAGTGCATGGTTTTAATGGCATCATGCGATGGAATTCCTGATTGCAACCAACTGAATGTCTCTGGCCTTGCCCGCTTGTTAAAGCATGTAAGAGAAACCACAGTGGGTGTGTTTGGTTTGTCTATCCTTGGCTGACGTAGAACTGTGAAGCTACGAAATGGCTAACTCTATGGCGGCGACATCTGTAAATATAACTGCTCATTCTAAGGGAGCAAAAACATTGTTTCATCTTTTATGTGATTTGCAAGTCTAGCCTTCTCAGAGTTACAAACCAGAAGTTTggagagcttttttttttttttttttaccatactATGCCACCATTTTCTCCTGTAAAATAAACAGTCAGTGACTGGGTTTCCAAACATATTGTAAATTATGCCTAAATTTTctgaaaactgtcttaacaaaGTGAGAAATTATTTTCACTATGCCATCAACTTGGCCAACTTAGCATGACTAGAACTTATGTATTCTGTTAAATGAAGCTTTATTCTATATCACAAGCTATGAAAAGTTACCTTCACTACGCAAGCTAAAGGAACTGGCACCTTATGGTTTGGAGTGTGGAAACCTTGGCAGCTTTAACCCAAGATTCTCATTTGTCAGTGGTGTGCTGCAGTTTCAAGATGGAGATGCTCAGTCTGTTTGATTTCAATCATGATGTGTCttccaataaataaatttgtttttcccTCAAGCTTTTTAAGAATTGATATTAAAGATCCAAAACAATGGAATTTGTACTTACACTGCCAGCCCAGAAGAGGTTCCCTGTGTCTTTTAGCATTGCATAAACATAGACAAGCTGCCCCTGTCGGATGGGAATGAACCTGCAGTCTCCAGGGTAGTAGTCCTGGACCGCACGAGCTATCAAGATAGGATCTGTGCAGGAGTATAGAAGGAGACTGATGTTTGGCATCATATGTAGGACTTTAacctttaaattatttgatattctgtatgtgtATGGGCATTTAGAAACTTGGCATGTGTGTGAAATGGTCATTCAGCTCTTTGAATAACATGATCAGTAGCTTAACCAAGCAGAGCAGGCTCAAGGAGCTAAAAGATGTTACTTACGGCTGCATTCAGAGTCAGCGCAGAGTTTCTTGTTGGAGAGCTTTGGCATGTGCTTTCCAGCCTCACAGGTCACCAGCAAAAGCCACACTGAAAGAGCAAACCAGAATTTGTGAGCCATGGCAGCATGTACAGTGCAAATAATGATgcaaaatcctttttttaatgCTCAAAGAAAGTCCTCagctttttattcctttttgtgtgtttgcaagtCTTAAAAGGAGGTGCAGTGATTGCAGGTCCCTTTTCTACTCTCCCTGCCCCCTTCCTCATAAATGAACACAGAGCTCCTTTGAAACCCTCCAAGCAGGTAAACAGGatgggaggatgaggaggagtgGAGGCAAATTACTGTAGACAAATCCCTGTTTGTGCCCTCCACTCTTTCCATCTCTCCTCATGCGTCACCTCCACCAAAACAGCAGGATGTTGAACTTTGTGGCAGTGAATTCCTCTGAGTTATTCTGGGTTTTTGGCTTTCTAGTTCAAGCGCTAGATGTATGAACAGTATCTGCCTCACCCACTGTTCCCATCTTCATGTGGTTTCTTCCCTCTGTTTGCTTTACCTTTTAAACTCAGGAGGAGGTGGGGCCACTGATTGTATTTACATACCGCGTTTCTACTTCCAAGGTAACCAGCTAAACCTCTCTTACGTAAATACTGCAAGACACACACACGAgcacacgcacaaacacacctACCAAACAGGAAGACTATATCTGTTAGCCTGACTTGGCTGGGAACTGTCAGGTAAGACAGGCTTCATTTTTGTTCCGTCAAAGTTGATCTGATTAACAGGGTCTCTGCTTGCTCTcataacagaaaaaactaaTCAGTATAATTTAATTGTcttgattatttgtttttttaaaatcattctaGTTGGATGAAATCCCGGTTTCATGATTACATGGAAAAATATGAATGGTGACGTCAAAGAAGTgacagggaagacccaggagaCCTCAGAGGGCAACTGAATTGTTACTGAATTTACTCTTCATGTAGTGAGGGGAATAACTGGTGGTCGCtcccacataaaaaaacacatcatgCTTGCCTCATTTTGAACTTTTACCTCTTAGCAGGTGTCAGCTGTTTCCtaacaatgtgattaaaacCAATTATTTAAGAGATTTTCAGTGAAGAACATTAAACACCTGTTCTGTTTGTAAGAAACAATGGAGTTTAGTGCCTGTGGAATTTAGGGAGGGGAGCAGAACAATGACAATAGCTGGTATTTCAGTTAGAAACCAAAGTACCTTTCTGACAAAAGACCTCCTT
The sequence above is a segment of the Melanotaenia boesemani isolate fMelBoe1 chromosome 15, fMelBoe1.pri, whole genome shotgun sequence genome. Coding sequences within it:
- the mia gene encoding melanoma-derived growth regulatory protein, with amino-acid sequence MAHKFWFALSVWLLLVTCEAGKHMPKLSNKKLCADSECSHPILIARAVQDYYPGDCRFIPIRQGQLVYVYAMLKDTGNLFWAGSVQGSYYGEQEARIGHFPSSVVEETHVLMPANTEVKTTKWDFYCN
- the cryabb gene encoding crystallin, alpha B, b isoform X2, whose amino-acid sequence is MMWPFSWSFPWIRPSFMRWFNWPENGHSEMRMEKDRYVIYLDVKHFCPDELSVNVSDDFITVHAKHEDRQDDHGYVSREFLRKYRLPSGVSVADVTSSLSVDGVLTIMAPRSSPGPERPIPISCDDGAQKQKM
- the cryabb gene encoding crystallin, alpha B, b isoform X1, producing MEIPIQYPWYRRAFPSRFSDLSLAEPLTDWPMMWPFSWSFPWIRPSFMRWFNWPENGHSEMRMEKDRYVIYLDVKHFCPDELSVNVSDDFITVHAKHEDRQDDHGYVSREFLRKYRLPSGVSVADVTSSLSVDGVLTIMAPRSSPGPERPIPISCDDGAQKQKM